One window of the Periophthalmus magnuspinnatus isolate fPerMag1 chromosome 17, fPerMag1.2.pri, whole genome shotgun sequence genome contains the following:
- the crsp7 gene encoding mediator of RNA polymerase II transcription subunit 26, which translates to MSTVSATPQQMRDRLLQAIDSQSNICNMVVVLEVITCLEKYPITKEALEETRLGKLINDVRKKTKDEDLAKRAKKLLRNWQKLIEPGAAVVPSAAPGSTNGSSHPCRTEPAPPDIPVSGKVVPEVKLRNDVHNTYSPKAEKSSRKRRTENRDSGVHLPEKISKLSPYENSSSPLPSNGIMSSPDHQEQDVVPSPERLRLEHPDNEKMGRIPVNAVNPLPSSPGMAKLPSTSALIKAAVLQKARLDDSGGGGYHQARSPRSVKQDAKCSGPYALDSPLSVPSPSQPPFTDRLPPPPQRASTPHWSSESSLQDTSHLESPVVSPAPDQLRPTVSEDSEHSTLANTGHKRRKYRSRDYAVNLDGQKLEDTSKPVRLKERRLTFDPVTGQIKPLVHKGQTHSEETLVSEPQQRTESTAHPPPTAASTTAPPSQGPNPFQQTNWKELSRNEFIQSYLNLQSNVLTSSGVQAPSAHFFMSEYLKREEKDEVEPRHTHALEQSGSVQQLPGVTRELTQEDIDRIHTQHWPGVNGCRDSQGSWYDWTQCISLDLHGDESRLHILPYVCLD; encoded by the exons ATGAGCACGGTCTCAGCAACCCCGCAGCAGATGAGGGACCGGCTGCTGCAGGCCATCGACAGTCAGAGCAAT ataTGCAACATGGTGGTAGTACTGGAGGTCATTACCTGTCTGGAGAAGTATCCCATCACCAAAGAAGCACTTGAG GAAACGCGACTAGGAAAGCTCATCAATGATGTAAGAAAGAAAACCAAGGATGAAGACCTTGCCAAACGGGCAAAGAAACTCCTTAGGAACTGGCAGAAGCTGATTGAACCAGGTGCTGCTGTAGTTCCCAGCGCTGCCCCTGGATCCACCAATGGCAGCTCCCACCCCTGCAGGACTGAGCCCGCCCCACCAGATATCCCAGTGTCGGGGAAAGTAGTCCCGGAGGTCAAGCTCCGGAATGATGTCCACAACACATACTCTCCCAAAGCGGAGAAGTCGAGCCGTAAGCGGCGCACAGAGAACAGGGACAGCGGTGTGCACTTACCAGAGAAAATCTCCAAACTGTCCCCATATGAAAACTCGTCCTCTCCGCTGCCTAGCAACGGCATCATGTCCAGCCCGGATCACCAGGAGCAGGATGTGGTGCCGTCGCCAGAGCGGCTGCGGCTCGAGCATCCCGACAATGAGAAAATGGGCCGAATCCCTGTAAATGCTGTCAACCCTCTGCCCAGCTCTCCGGGAATGGCCAAACTGCCCAGCACTTCTGCTTTGATCAAAGCTGCGGTGCTCCAAAAGGCCCGGCTGGATGACAGTGGAGGAGGGGGGTACCATCAGGCCCGCAGCCCTCGGAGCGTGAAGCAGGATGCCAAATGCTCCGGGCCTTATGCACTAGACTCTCCACTATCGGTGCCCTCTCCATCCCAGCCCCCCTTCACCGACagactgcctcctcctcctcagaggGCTTCTACACCACACTGGTCTTCAGAGAGCTCCCTACAGGACACGTCACATTTAGAATCACCTGTAGTGTCCCCGGCACCAGACCAACTCAGACCTACAGTATCTGAGGACTCTGAACACTCTACGCTGGCCAACACGGGTCATAAACGAAGGAAATACCGCTCTAGAGACTACGCTGTTAATTTAGATGGTCAGAAATTAGAGGATACAAGTAAACCAGTACGGTTAAAAGAACGCAGACTTACATTTGACCCTGTTACTGGGCAGATTAAGCCTTTAGTCCATAAAGGACAGACTCATTCTGAGGAAACTCTAGTTTCAGAACCCCAGCAAAGAACTGAAAGCACTGCCCACCCTCCCCCCACAGCAGCCAGTACCACAGCTCCCCCCAGCCAAGGCCCAAACCCTTTTCAACAGACCAACTGGAAGGAGCTGTCAAGGAATGAGTTCATTCAGTCCTATTTAAACCTGCAGAGCAACGTGCTGACATCGTCTGGAGTGCAGGCCCCCAGTGCACACTTTTTCATGTCTGAGTATCTaaaaagggaggagaaagacgAGGTGGAGCCCCGACACACTCATGCGCTGGAGCAGAGCGGGTCTGTACAGCAGCTGCCCGGGGTGACACGGGAGCTCACACAAGAGGACATAGACAGgatacacacacagcactggCCCGGGGTCAATGGCTGCAGAGACTCCCAGGGCTCGTGGTACGACTGGACTCAGTGCATCTCATTAGACCTTCATGGAGACGAGAGCCGGCTCCACATCTTGCCCTATGTCTGCTTAGACTGA